TTATAACGCCGTGAGACGCTTCATATTCCGTCTTTGTTTTACTTTATGCGTATACAAAATAATCTGCCGTATCAATTTTTTAGCAATTACCAAAAACTGGGCCGCTCTGCGCCATCAGGCAAAGAATACGATAATCCGGCATATTATGAGTTTTTCATGTGTTACATTTTGGGGCGCACCGGACATTACGCACGTATATTTACTTATACAAAATATTCTATGTTTATATGTTTGTATGTATATCAATATTTTACTGATATCTATCTCATATTTCCGTTTTTGTTATAATTATGTATAGACGCGAAGCAATAAATTGGAGAGTGGAGGCATGGACAGATGCTTGGAGCCAGAGTAAAAAAGCTGAGAAAAGAGCGGGGCGTTACGCTGAAGCAAGTCGCAGCGGCCTCAGGACTTTCGCAGGGATACCTCAGCCAGATAGAGACCGATAAGGTAGAGCCTTCTATCTCCGTGCTGCGCAAGCTTTCGTCGTTCTACCGCGTCCCGCTGCTGTACTTCTTCGACACCGACCCGGCCGAGGATATCGTGGTGCGCAGAAACGAGCGCAAGATCATCAGCAGCCCGCGCGCGCCGATCACATACGAAATGCTCCAGCACAGCGTAACGAATAAAAAGATGGAATGTTCGATAATGAAGCTGGCGCCGCATTACAGCGACCCGGACGGAGTGTACGCCTCTTACCCGGGCGAGGAATGTTTTCTCGTCCTCAGCGGCTCGGTAGAGTTCGAGCAGGAGGGGCGCGTCTACACGCTGGAAGAGGGCGACAGCATATATTACGAGAGTTCGAAGCCCTTCCGCCTTATGAATCCGGGCGGCGTGACGGCGGAGATAGTCGGAGTCCGTACGCCGCCGAACAGACGCGCAGAGAGCGAAGAATAGTTTTTTATCGACAGGACGGAAACGGCGGCGCGCGGAAATTTTATCCGCTCGCCGCCGTTTCGCGCAGCGCCTTATATTCAGCCGGCGGTTCGGAGCGGGGCGCGAAACCGGCGCTTTTATCCCCCGATTAACTTCTTCCGAAAATGTATGCCGCCCCGCAAGCCTTCTGCGTGATACTGGGCCTCCGGCCCGTGCTCGACGGCCTCCGGCCTTCATTACGGCTGTTCCGTTTCATTCAGCCTCGGTGTTATAGATTCCCCGGACAGGACATTTCCGGGGCAGGCTATCCAAAAGACTGCCGGAACGGCATAAATGTTTGCTGTTATCGTTAATCCGCTGCATGTCGGGCGGCTTCAGTTAAAATATCTGTCCCTGACGCGGCTTTTCTTCGGCGTCGGCCAGGAATTCCTCGCCGCCGTCAAGCGGAAGCTGCTGGACGCCCTTGAGCGCGCGGTTGATGGCGCGCGTGCGGACTCCGGCGTTGTCCAGCTCTTTTCCGGCGGCTTCTATCTTCTCGCGCGTCTTTTCGAGCACGACGCCGAATTTTTCGAATTCCGTCTTGACCTTGCCGAGCAGGGCCCATACCTCGCTCGAGCGCTTTTCTATCGCAAGGGTGCGGAAGCCCATCTGTAAGCTGTTGAGCAGCGCGCATATAGTCGTCGGCCCTGCGGGGACTACGCGGTACTCGCGCGATATGCGTTCGCATAGGCCGTCGAGACGCAGCACCTCGGCGTACAGCCCCTCGACCGGAAGGTAGAGTATGCCGAAGTCGGTCGTGTAAGGCGGCTCGATGTATTTGTCGCGTATCATCTTCGCTTCGTCGAGCACGCGCGCCCGAAGCGCCTTCTGCGCCTCGGCGAGCGCCGCAGCGTCGCCCTGCTCGGAGGCCGACGCTATGCGCTGGTAGTCTTCCATCGGGAACTTAGAGTCTATGGGAAGCCACACCGGGGCTCCGTCGCCGCGTCCCGGCAGCATGACGGCGAACTCGACGCGCTGTCCGCTCTTCGGGCGCGTCTCGACGTTCTCGGCGTACTGCTCCTTTGTAAGCATCTGCTCGAGCAGTGCGCGAAGCTGCATTTCGCCCCACGTGCCGCGCGTCT
The sequence above is drawn from the Cloacibacillus sp. An23 genome and encodes:
- a CDS encoding helix-turn-helix domain-containing protein, which encodes MLGARVKKLRKERGVTLKQVAAASGLSQGYLSQIETDKVEPSISVLRKLSSFYRVPLLYFFDTDPAEDIVVRRNERKIISSPRAPITYEMLQHSVTNKKMECSIMKLAPHYSDPDGVYASYPGEECFLVLSGSVEFEQEGRVYTLEEGDSIYYESSKPFRLMNPGGVTAEIVGVRTPPNRRAESEE
- the rmuC gene encoding DNA recombination protein RmuC; translated protein: MPIIIGAGLFLVLAGVYVVFSMSRMRESAGAMEQTARELLTRLQSVEARLGETEETLAKNLVSMRREQNEAAAAGRAEQARSIANLGDAQAKRVTELGGMQRDSFQNFSKQLAALGEAQGALIKAISAQQTESLTSFSNQLANISRLNEEKLEAVRSTVEEKLRELQKGNEEKLEKVRATVDEQLHSTLEKRLGEAFASVSERLEQVHKGLGEMRALTSDVGDLKKVLSNVKTRGTWGEMQLRALLEQMLTKEQYAENVETRPKSGQRVEFAVMLPGRGDGAPVWLPIDSKFPMEDYQRIASASEQGDAAALAEAQKALRARVLDEAKMIRDKYIEPPYTTDFGILYLPVEGLYAEVLRLDGLCERISREYRVVPAGPTTICALLNSLQMGFRTLAIEKRSSEVWALLGKVKTEFEKFGVVLEKTREKIEAAGKELDNAGVRTRAINRALKGVQQLPLDGGEEFLADAEEKPRQGQIF